A portion of the Clostridium gelidum genome contains these proteins:
- a CDS encoding HlyD family secretion protein — MKKTMLVCLVVAMMLSGCSSTNSASVSDNVQATKNTEMQSRNKYIMAGKVEANDQVNIASKISARVSEVLVDIGSNVNQGDTIIKLDTKDLQAQVDQAQAAVNTANATLTNATSSTRPEQIAVAQATLDNANKTYEVSKKNYERTKTLVEAEANTTQQLETAEQQLVAAESQQKSAQEQFDILKNGPTTTSVDVYKAQVEQAEAALKTAQTSLSNGIITSPISGVVNAKSINVGEMASPGATLASISNPNALCVNAYAPLDIVNQLKEGQDVVVKVSEVENVEFEGKITVINSKLNSQSRNILVKVSLLDPNSQLKPGMFAEVGLKE, encoded by the coding sequence ATGAAAAAAACTATGTTAGTTTGTTTAGTTGTAGCAATGATGTTAAGTGGATGTAGTTCAACTAACAGTGCAAGTGTTAGCGATAATGTACAAGCTACTAAAAATACAGAAATGCAATCTAGAAATAAATACATAATGGCTGGAAAAGTTGAAGCAAATGATCAAGTAAATATAGCTTCAAAGATTTCTGCAAGAGTTTCAGAAGTATTAGTTGATATTGGTTCAAATGTGAATCAAGGAGATACTATTATTAAATTAGATACTAAAGATTTGCAAGCACAAGTGGATCAAGCTCAAGCAGCAGTAAATACTGCAAATGCAACTTTAACTAATGCTACGAGCAGTACACGTCCTGAACAAATAGCTGTGGCTCAAGCAACTTTAGATAATGCAAATAAAACCTATGAAGTTTCAAAAAAGAATTATGAACGTACAAAAACTTTAGTTGAGGCAGAGGCAAATACAACGCAACAACTTGAGACTGCAGAGCAACAACTTGTGGCAGCAGAGTCGCAACAAAAATCAGCACAGGAACAGTTTGATATATTGAAAAATGGACCAACAACTACGAGTGTAGATGTATATAAGGCTCAAGTAGAACAAGCTGAAGCAGCTTTAAAAACTGCACAAACATCATTAAGTAATGGAATTATTACATCACCAATATCAGGTGTAGTAAATGCTAAAAGTATTAATGTTGGTGAAATGGCGTCTCCAGGTGCAACTCTTGCATCAATATCTAATCCTAATGCTTTATGCGTAAATGCTTATGCGCCATTAGATATTGTAAATCAGCTCAAAGAAGGACAAGATGTAGTTGTTAAAGTATCAGAAGTAGAAAATGTAGAATTTGAAGGGAAGATAACTGTTATAAATTCAAAATTAAATTCTCAAAGTAGAAATATTTTAGTTAAAGTAAGTTTGTTAGATCCAAATTCACAATTGAAACCTGGTATGTTTGCAGAAGTTGGATTAAAGGAATAG
- a CDS encoding sensor histidine kinase codes for MKGKNFGGIRATFLFIFLVSLIFSIVITLIINDSWRSKQTDYSGQIRNFTYNCKEIYEEIDENINNDEKLQGIVSRDTIKFKVFIVDKQGKVLFSPENNGIKQFDINKILNQQYKSNFDKNNIIYYDIKLLGEDRYVVVSNVLYKGDNSNLFPLEIVIFVVLFLLLTYGKVKYINSLSKGLVEISKGNLNYRVEVKGRDELSILGKNINYMTEKLMNLKEREKEIEKNKDRLIVSVSHDLRTPLTSIIGYIKLIKENYKEKDELNKYIDIIDNKSNRLEELINDLFEYTKLTSCDIKLEKVIISLNEFMRQVVEGMMIVCNQNDLNILLEAPNEDLNVNVDPTKMVRVFENIISNAIRYSNKKSNINIKISKAENGAMVSIRNEGNPIKEEELNKIFDMFYRADESRNNQTGGSGIGLSIAKSIVELHEGELWAECEGNKVYFNVLIN; via the coding sequence TTGAAGGGTAAAAATTTTGGTGGGATTAGAGCTACATTTCTTTTTATCTTTTTAGTATCTTTAATTTTTAGTATAGTAATTACTCTTATTATAAATGATAGTTGGAGAAGTAAACAAACAGACTACTCAGGTCAAATAAGAAATTTCACTTATAATTGTAAAGAAATATATGAAGAAATAGATGAAAACATAAACAATGACGAAAAACTTCAAGGTATTGTAAGCAGAGATACAATTAAATTCAAAGTATTTATAGTTGATAAACAAGGAAAAGTTCTATTTAGTCCTGAAAATAATGGTATAAAGCAGTTTGATATAAATAAAATTTTAAATCAGCAATATAAGTCTAATTTTGATAAAAATAATATTATTTATTATGACATAAAATTATTAGGGGAGGATAGATATGTTGTAGTTTCAAATGTTTTGTACAAGGGAGATAATTCAAATCTTTTTCCTTTAGAAATAGTAATATTTGTAGTGTTATTTTTATTATTAACTTATGGAAAAGTAAAGTATATAAATAGTCTGTCAAAAGGACTTGTAGAAATATCAAAAGGGAATTTAAATTATAGAGTTGAAGTGAAGGGGCGAGATGAGTTATCTATTCTTGGGAAAAATATAAATTATATGACTGAAAAACTAATGAATTTGAAAGAGCGAGAAAAAGAAATTGAAAAAAATAAAGACAGACTTATAGTAAGTGTATCTCATGATTTAAGAACGCCTTTAACATCAATTATTGGTTATATAAAATTAATAAAAGAGAATTATAAAGAGAAAGATGAGTTAAATAAGTATATAGATATAATTGATAATAAATCTAATAGATTAGAAGAGTTAATAAATGATCTTTTTGAATATACAAAGCTTACATCTTGCGATATTAAACTTGAAAAGGTGATTATTTCATTAAATGAATTTATGAGACAAGTTGTAGAGGGGATGATGATTGTCTGCAACCAAAATGATTTGAATATTTTATTAGAAGCACCAAATGAAGATTTAAATGTAAATGTAGATCCAACAAAAATGGTAAGAGTTTTTGAAAATATAATTTCGAATGCTATAAGGTATAGTAATAAGAAAAGTAACATAAATATAAAGATTTCTAAAGCTGAAAATGGAGCAATGGTAAGTATTAGAAATGAAGGTAATCCTATAAAAGAAGAAGAGTTGAATAAAATTTTTGATATGTTTTATAGAGCTGATGAATCAAGAAATAATCAAACCGGTGGCTCTGGTATTGGACTTTCAATTGCTAAAAGCATTGTGGAATTACATGAAGGAGAGTTATGGGCAGAGTGTGAAGGTAATAAAGTATACTTTAATGTATTAATAAACTAA
- a CDS encoding response regulator transcription factor — MVKPTILVVDDEKEIRELIEIYLRNEGYNVIMAEDGLEALKIAKKDTIHLIILDIMLPNIDGIQVCKNIREYLDVPIIMLSAKREDNDKILGIITGADDYIAKPFNPLELVVRVKAQLRRYLRTTTLPKNDEIVIDDLVINSNTHQVTIGENEIKFTSKEFEILKLLAENKNVVFSSRKIYESVWNEEFYESDSTIMTHIKNIREKLGDNVKHPKYIKTVWGVGYKIEG, encoded by the coding sequence GTGGTAAAACCTACTATATTGGTAGTTGACGATGAAAAGGAAATTAGAGAGCTTATAGAAATATATTTAAGAAATGAAGGGTACAATGTAATCATGGCAGAAGATGGACTGGAAGCTTTGAAGATAGCAAAGAAAGATACAATCCATCTTATTATCCTTGATATTATGTTGCCTAATATTGATGGAATACAAGTTTGTAAAAACATAAGAGAATATTTAGATGTACCTATTATAATGCTTTCAGCAAAGAGAGAAGATAATGATAAAATTTTAGGCATAATTACTGGTGCTGATGATTATATAGCCAAGCCATTTAATCCTTTAGAACTTGTAGTAAGAGTAAAAGCTCAACTTAGAAGATATCTTAGGACCACGACACTTCCTAAAAATGATGAAATAGTAATTGATGATTTAGTTATAAATTCAAATACACATCAAGTTACAATAGGAGAGAATGAAATAAAGTTTACAAGTAAGGAATTTGAGATATTAAAACTGTTAGCAGAAAATAAAAATGTGGTCTTTAGTAGTAGAAAGATTTATGAAAGTGTGTGGAATGAGGAGTTTTATGAATCAGATTCTACTATAATGACTCATATAAAAAATATAAGAGAAAAACTTGGTGATAATGTTAAACATCCTAAGTATATAAAAACAGTATGGGGAGTTGGATATAAAATTGAAGGGTAA
- a CDS encoding ComEA family DNA-binding protein, which yields MKKYIFILIFALCIISFVTKENVLAKEISTEKPNVIVLKGTDETKDGFPVYELADDDKLFMDIYNKSFIKKSVELYGQAQKYSNLKSQDMYFAFREDSGCFGNIGFYLKKNGELYDKTKSPYIELRIGQLKNYDTLESITQLLPHEMGHVLYGITTYNNSYKSADEEKYYEMISNYNEGLHYSNIITDYNIAFNEGFGEHFEVISRMYEENKQIKDGIYFNMERIKNNTKTLVDRGNRDFYLPLRLDYYREISPFWQQNYENLKRNELGLNGGGKYKNLSYDFIEPEKSILYRNMGISQDKTKMRSLEQSVSTEIVVSNFFIKLITTDNGDLNERYAKVFKIFNQYLNKDNRPQFIQFVKGYIEEYPQDTERVLKDFKDSTGYDFTEECAPEIWCISEEQHSSYIFDQFGGNKNPFYLFNINTCDKEDLIKLKGLSKNDAEKIIAYRDKNKGVKDTREFAQIEGISSKSVEILTNNTSQEKIEKLINNTEDSKFEKSFSNIFLANFEHLILRTMVWFVIFFIIYYLFFNKASVKDKMSLFKVAIKEFLKLMFYVLVGFIGVAVRSNIIKGLENLNPIIIFIVMILICESITLLVIRKDKLKVRESLISTLMMMAIIIYSQY from the coding sequence ATGAAGAAGTATATTTTTATTTTAATTTTTGCATTATGCATAATATCTTTTGTAACAAAAGAAAATGTATTAGCAAAAGAAATTTCAACAGAAAAACCTAATGTAATAGTACTTAAAGGAACAGATGAAACTAAGGATGGATTCCCTGTTTATGAACTTGCAGATGATGATAAATTATTTATGGATATTTACAATAAATCTTTTATAAAGAAATCAGTTGAACTTTATGGACAAGCACAGAAATATTCTAATTTAAAAAGCCAAGATATGTATTTTGCTTTTCGTGAAGATTCTGGATGCTTTGGTAATATTGGTTTTTATCTAAAAAAGAATGGAGAACTTTATGATAAGACAAAGTCGCCTTATATTGAGCTTCGTATTGGGCAATTGAAAAATTATGATACCCTTGAATCTATAACGCAGCTTTTACCGCATGAAATGGGTCATGTATTATATGGAATTACCACATATAATAATAGTTATAAAAGTGCAGATGAGGAGAAGTATTATGAAATGATTTCGAATTATAATGAAGGACTACATTATTCTAATATAATTACAGACTATAATATTGCATTTAATGAGGGCTTTGGAGAACATTTTGAAGTTATTTCAAGAATGTATGAAGAAAATAAACAAATTAAGGATGGAATTTATTTCAACATGGAAAGAATTAAAAATAATACCAAAACATTGGTGGATAGAGGAAATAGGGATTTTTATCTTCCATTAAGATTAGACTATTATAGGGAAATATCACCATTTTGGCAACAAAATTATGAAAATCTGAAGAGGAATGAATTAGGGCTAAATGGGGGTGGTAAGTACAAGAATCTAAGTTATGATTTTATAGAACCTGAGAAATCAATTCTATATAGAAATATGGGAATTTCTCAAGATAAGACTAAGATGAGAAGTTTGGAACAGAGTGTATCTACAGAAATAGTGGTTTCTAATTTCTTTATCAAACTTATAACAACTGATAATGGAGACTTAAATGAAAGATATGCTAAAGTTTTTAAGATTTTTAACCAATACTTAAATAAAGATAATAGACCTCAGTTTATACAATTTGTTAAAGGATATATAGAAGAATATCCACAAGACACAGAAAGAGTATTGAAGGATTTTAAAGATAGTACAGGCTACGATTTTACAGAAGAATGTGCTCCGGAAATATGGTGCATCAGTGAAGAGCAACATAGTAGCTATATTTTTGATCAATTTGGAGGAAATAAAAATCCATTTTATCTATTTAATATAAATACCTGTGATAAAGAAGATTTAATTAAACTAAAAGGTTTAAGTAAAAATGATGCAGAAAAAATAATTGCGTATAGAGATAAAAATAAAGGGGTTAAAGATACTCGGGAATTTGCCCAAATAGAAGGTATAAGTAGTAAATCTGTTGAAATATTAACGAATAATACAAGTCAAGAAAAGATTGAAAAATTAATAAATAATACAGAAGACAGTAAGTTTGAGAAGAGTTTTTCTAATATATTTTTAGCTAATTTTGAACATTTAATTTTGAGAACTATGGTGTGGTTTGTAATTTTCTTCATAATTTATTATTTGTTCTTTAATAAAGCCAGCGTTAAAGATAAAATGAGTTTATTTAAAGTTGCTATTAAGGAATTTCTGAAATTAATGTTTTATGTATTAGTAGGGTTTATTGGTGTAGCAGTTCGTAGTAATATTATCAAAGGGCTTGAAAATTTAAATCCTATAATAATTTTTATTGTAATGATTTTAATATGTGAAAGTATAACACTTTTAGTTATAAGGAAAGACAAGCTTAAGGTAAGAGAAAGTCTAATATCTACCTTAATGATGATGGCAATAATTATATACTCACAATATTAG
- the hisS gene encoding histidine--tRNA ligase — translation MKNYKIQPSILPGFMELLPKEQQIFNDIVKKITTVYEENGCLPMDTPVIEKSEVLLAKTAGETEKQVYSFKRGSNDLTLRFDLTVPAARFVAQYFNELTFPFKRYQVGKVYRGERNQRGRYREFYQCDVDIIGSNKLSINNDALVISMVSKGFKSIGLKDYKFQISNRKILSSILKEIGVIEIAETMTLIDKYEKIGPEVFTKSLNELVGNEKSNFVNEVMNIKGSNDEIITKLKELELKGKELEVGIEELKKVRDMLSILGVEDDEYIINLQIIRGLDYYTGTVFETFLTGNESYGSICSGGRYDNLAQNYTDNILPGVGISIGLTRLFFVLKEMGFIDNYEIKRSVDYLIIPIGNTLKYCGELCRKLQDNGKKVEIYLEDDKLKKKLNYANKLGIPKVILIGEDEVASGEIKIKDMVSGNESVLNYNQII, via the coding sequence ATGAAGAATTATAAAATACAACCAAGTATATTACCAGGATTTATGGAACTACTACCAAAGGAACAACAAATATTTAATGACATAGTAAAAAAGATTACTACAGTTTACGAAGAAAATGGATGTTTACCAATGGATACACCAGTAATAGAAAAATCAGAAGTATTGCTTGCAAAAACAGCAGGAGAAACAGAAAAGCAAGTTTATAGTTTTAAAAGAGGAAGTAATGATTTAACATTGAGATTTGATTTAACAGTACCAGCTGCAAGATTTGTAGCTCAATATTTTAATGAATTAACTTTTCCTTTTAAAAGATATCAAGTTGGAAAGGTATATAGAGGTGAAAGAAATCAAAGAGGGCGATATAGAGAATTTTATCAATGCGATGTAGATATAATAGGAAGCAATAAACTAAGCATAAATAATGATGCATTAGTAATAAGTATGGTATCAAAAGGATTTAAATCTATTGGATTAAAAGATTATAAATTTCAAATAAGCAATAGAAAAATATTATCATCAATATTAAAAGAAATAGGAGTTATAGAAATAGCTGAGACAATGACTTTAATAGATAAGTATGAAAAGATAGGTCCAGAAGTATTTACTAAATCTCTTAATGAATTAGTAGGTAATGAAAAAAGCAATTTCGTAAATGAAGTTATGAATATAAAAGGAAGCAATGATGAAATAATAACTAAGTTAAAGGAGTTGGAATTAAAAGGGAAAGAGCTAGAAGTTGGGATAGAAGAGCTTAAAAAAGTAAGAGATATGTTATCAATTTTAGGTGTAGAAGATGATGAGTATATAATAAATTTACAAATTATAAGGGGGCTGGACTATTATACAGGAACAGTATTTGAAACATTTCTAACAGGAAATGAAAGTTATGGATCTATTTGTTCAGGAGGAAGATATGATAATTTAGCTCAAAATTATACTGATAACATTTTACCTGGAGTTGGCATATCCATAGGACTTACAAGGTTATTCTTTGTTTTAAAAGAAATGGGTTTTATAGATAACTATGAAATAAAAAGGTCAGTAGATTATTTAATCATACCTATTGGAAATACACTAAAATATTGTGGAGAGCTATGTAGGAAACTACAGGATAATGGCAAGAAAGTAGAGATTTACTTAGAGGATGATAAGCTAAAGAAAAAATTAAATTATGCTAATAAACTAGGGATACCAAAGGTAATATTAATTGGGGAAGACGAAGTTGCAAGTGGTGAAATAAAGATAAAGGACATGGTAAGTGGAAATGAGAGTGTACTAAATTATAATCAAATTATATAG
- a CDS encoding MarR family winged helix-turn-helix transcriptional regulator produces the protein MDKKCKGQVDELNKLWHRMLVESNYEDIESKYSNIQELSTNEIAIIRIISEKEEVIIKDILEVLKLPKSTLTSIIDRLEKRNLIVRAISKRDRRSYKLELTEKGKIAQDEHIRFEEEVYGKIMISLDTYEEREELLKLIRKIVDNISSR, from the coding sequence ATGGATAAAAAGTGTAAAGGACAAGTGGATGAATTAAATAAATTATGGCATCGTATGTTAGTAGAATCTAATTATGAAGATATAGAATCAAAATATTCTAATATACAAGAATTAAGTACTAATGAGATTGCAATAATCAGAATTATTTCTGAAAAGGAAGAGGTTATTATAAAAGATATTTTAGAAGTGTTAAAGCTTCCTAAAAGTACATTAACTAGTATAATTGATAGATTAGAAAAGCGTAATTTGATTGTTAGAGCTATTAGTAAAAGGGATAGACGATCTTATAAATTAGAACTTACTGAAAAAGGTAAAATAGCGCAAGATGAGCATATTAGATTTGAAGAAGAAGTTTATGGAAAGATAATGATTTCTCTTGACACTTATGAAGAAAGAGAAGAATTATTAAAACTTATAAGAAAGATTGTAGACAATATTTCTAGTAGATAA
- a CDS encoding class I SAM-dependent methyltransferase translates to MEIKKNIFKENSKINYNKQAEIYDEKGDGKFVAPMYGEIINRIISAKPKKLLDVGCGTGNVLIKLSSNEDLKLYGLDISENMIETAKKNIGNKAELKVGDSECMPWENNSFDVIVCNASFHHYPNPEKVLSEMKRMLKSDGTLIIGDPTAPVIIRQLINLNFKRSNKGDYRLYSKREIEEILIKCGFVPFEFKMINCKSFAINAKIKNKQ, encoded by the coding sequence ATGGAAATTAAGAAAAATATTTTTAAGGAAAATTCAAAAATAAATTATAATAAGCAAGCTGAAATTTATGATGAAAAAGGTGATGGAAAATTTGTAGCACCAATGTATGGTGAAATTATTAATAGGATAATTAGTGCAAAGCCTAAAAAATTATTAGATGTTGGATGTGGGACTGGAAATGTATTGATTAAGTTAAGTTCAAATGAAGACTTGAAGTTATATGGATTAGACATATCAGAAAATATGATAGAAACAGCTAAGAAAAATATTGGGAATAAAGCTGAATTAAAAGTTGGTGATTCAGAGTGTATGCCTTGGGAAAATAATTCTTTTGATGTGATTGTATGTAATGCATCATTTCATCATTATCCAAATCCAGAAAAGGTTTTATCAGAAATGAAAAGAATGCTAAAGAGTGATGGAACATTAATTATTGGAGATCCAACAGCACCAGTAATTATTAGACAATTAATAAATTTAAACTTTAAAAGATCTAATAAAGGTGATTATAGATTATATTCTAAGAGAGAAATTGAGGAGATTTTAATAAAATGTGGTTTTGTACCATTTGAATTTAAAATGATTAACTGTAAGAGTTTCGCAATCAATGCTAAAATAAAAAATAAACAATAA
- the trxB gene encoding thioredoxin-disulfide reductase translates to MKDIIIIGGGPAGLVAALYAGRAQLDALMIEKQFQGGQMVTTNEVENYPGFIDITGSDLANIMYEHAKKFGGTMEYKEVLDIQLDGDVKKVITDTETYETKVVILSMGAKPRKLGLDREDILGGRGISYCATCDGGFFRNKVVSVVGGGDTAVEDALHLSRIAEKVYLISRSDSLTANKVAQEKLFSTENVEILWNSTVTKLNGEGNLNGIQVTNTKENKIIELEMNGLFVAVGSSPSTDLVKGLVDLNKQGYIIADESCKTSVDGIFAIGDIRTKSVRQVLTAAADGAVSIYEAEKYLINH, encoded by the coding sequence ATGAAAGATATTATTATTATTGGCGGAGGGCCAGCAGGTTTAGTTGCAGCATTGTATGCAGGTCGAGCACAATTAGATGCTCTAATGATTGAAAAACAATTTCAAGGTGGTCAAATGGTGACTACTAATGAAGTTGAAAATTATCCGGGTTTTATAGATATAACAGGATCAGATCTTGCTAATATTATGTATGAGCATGCAAAGAAGTTTGGTGGAACTATGGAATATAAAGAAGTTCTAGATATACAGCTTGATGGAGATGTTAAAAAGGTTATAACTGATACTGAAACCTATGAAACTAAAGTAGTCATTTTATCAATGGGAGCTAAGCCTAGAAAGTTAGGACTTGATAGAGAAGATATATTAGGTGGAAGAGGAATATCATATTGTGCTACTTGTGACGGTGGATTTTTTAGAAATAAAGTAGTATCTGTTGTAGGTGGTGGAGACACAGCTGTAGAAGATGCACTCCATCTTTCAAGAATAGCTGAGAAAGTTTATTTGATTAGTAGAAGCGATTCTCTAACAGCTAATAAAGTTGCACAAGAAAAACTGTTTAGTACTGAAAATGTAGAAATACTTTGGAATAGCACAGTTACAAAACTTAATGGAGAAGGAAATTTAAATGGAATACAAGTTACAAATACTAAGGAAAATAAAATAATTGAATTGGAAATGAATGGTCTTTTTGTAGCAGTTGGAAGTAGCCCATCAACAGATCTTGTTAAAGGTTTAGTTGATTTAAATAAACAAGGGTATATTATTGCAGATGAAAGCTGCAAAACAAGTGTAGATGGAATATTTGCAATTGGAGATATTCGTACAAAATCGGTTAGACAAGTATTAACAGCAGCAGCTGATGGCGCAGTTAGCATATATGAAGCAGAAAAATATTTGATAAATCACTAG
- a CDS encoding L,D-transpeptidase family protein, protein MRRKRRDKNSKSSKVVPGIMISLCALIIIYLGMTIYFKNNFYFGSTINGINIAGKTVEEVEKELSSQIDTYSLELEERGDIKEQIKAIDIGLKYDGNKIKELKDEQNTNSWVPGLFKKKDPVMSKVVTYDEELLNKSFDKLSCFDSSNKIEPKNASFNYTDDGYEIVDEVKGNIINKDALHDSIVDAIINSKSKINLETENCYKEPQYNSKSQEVIDTKDLLDKYTDLKITYSLGNDTEVVDGSKIHNWLHVNDKMEVTFDEEKISNYVYKISSMFNTFEDTRGFVTTTKKTIKVSGGNYGWIVDKSKEVKDLIQTIKNGQSITKEPIYSQKAMSRDKNDIGNTYVEINLTKQHLWFYKNGALVVEGDFVSGNASTNTLTPAGTYILNYKEKNATLKGEDYSSPVEFWMPFNGNIGIHDASWRTEFGKNIYMTNGSHGCINSPYELASTIFKNIDAGTPIVCFYE, encoded by the coding sequence ATGAGAAGAAAAAGAAGAGATAAAAATAGTAAAAGCAGTAAAGTTGTACCAGGGATTATGATTTCTCTTTGTGCTTTAATTATTATATATTTAGGTATGACAATTTATTTTAAAAATAATTTTTATTTTGGTTCAACAATTAACGGCATTAATATTGCAGGTAAAACCGTTGAGGAAGTTGAAAAAGAACTATCATCGCAAATAGATACATATTCATTGGAATTAGAAGAACGGGGAGATATAAAAGAACAAATTAAAGCAATTGATATTGGTTTAAAATATGATGGAAACAAAATCAAAGAATTGAAGGATGAACAGAATACTAATTCATGGGTTCCTGGACTTTTTAAGAAAAAAGATCCTGTAATGTCTAAAGTAGTGACTTATGATGAAGAATTGTTAAATAAGAGTTTTGACAAGCTGTCTTGCTTTGATAGTAGTAATAAAATTGAACCTAAAAATGCTAGCTTTAATTATACAGATGATGGCTATGAAATTGTAGATGAAGTTAAGGGGAATATAATAAATAAAGATGCTTTACATGACAGTATAGTAGATGCAATTATTAATTCAAAATCAAAAATAAATTTAGAAACAGAAAATTGTTATAAAGAGCCACAATATAATTCAAAGTCACAAGAAGTTATCGATACTAAAGATTTACTTGATAAGTATACAGATTTGAAAATTACTTATTCATTAGGTAATGATACAGAAGTGGTAGATGGTTCTAAAATACATAACTGGCTACACGTTAATGATAAGATGGAAGTTACATTTGATGAAGAAAAAATTAGCAATTATGTATATAAGATATCTAGTATGTTTAATACATTTGAGGATACAAGAGGTTTTGTTACTACCACTAAAAAAACAATAAAAGTCAGTGGGGGTAATTATGGATGGATTGTTGATAAGTCTAAAGAAGTGAAAGATTTAATTCAAACCATAAAAAATGGACAATCAATAACTAAGGAACCAATATATTCACAAAAAGCAATGTCACGTGATAAAAATGATATTGGTAATACATATGTGGAAATTAATTTAACGAAACAACATTTATGGTTTTATAAAAATGGTGCTCTCGTTGTAGAAGGAGACTTTGTTTCTGGTAATGCAAGTACTAATACTTTAACACCAGCTGGGACTTATATATTAAATTATAAAGAAAAAAATGCAACTTTAAAAGGTGAGGACTACAGTTCACCAGTTGAATTTTGGATGCCTTTTAATGGGAATATAGGAATTCATGATGCAAGTTGGAGAACAGAGTTTGGGAAAAACATATATATGACAAATGGTTCTCATGGTTGTATAAATTCACCATATGAGTTAGCAAGTACAATATTTAAGAACATTGATGCAGGGACTCCAATTGTTTGTTTTTATGAGTAA